A single window of Ptychodera flava strain L36383 chromosome 3 unlocalized genomic scaffold, AS_Pfla_20210202 Scaffold_25__1_contigs__length_14229661_pilon, whole genome shotgun sequence DNA harbors:
- the LOC139125446 gene encoding uncharacterized protein, which yields MKSEQIEQSYARVADLLTADSVPSETLDIDVTLDLSTRLLYRQKLVDQLEVLKKQNPVDDSNIAMVEKRIHQIDLVEKRIQEMAEEIARKVANGDIKEINIRIQRKQFGIYCISNLHASSLGMAVNFLGILYLYRFKSACHNGRFAKAFEPLLITDEMRELAKRFNIPLKLKATYDQQQFDAIDHFFCQRYGIPNVSGQFAESGAKLYMPRDSDLNHGRSGDIQNFAMVERESLGRASDVDTIMRDSEVEHESKEPHFTGPRLEEAVLAAGDKSGVTDTQLLVFKAIKAYRLLPSAEMYLPTIFNVDNYTALRGDQWDFIQFMVKMTEKIQHILSTRQEILSVLGVREFFVTDIDCETHDLYGLADQFLKHGKAPLCIKSSAKPYSLRARSLIPYKVSHTLVHVDQKGQRSLELDLTDRNEAFKLALTQREEEITKLMRNLSTVENRVRQLESENTAQNQAVQEKKNLELQLEHAKQEVEIVQGLLKTEKEEFKKAETACTKAALDSRQIQDKLTIAMQEKSNLEQRLENLEKEAIKVQDLNKKQQSELARADEKITSQLVRIKELESKGKQSEIPRVDKSTCTPSLPEETLEQISEAISTEETSSSVEPKPIGGTKYIGTMKPVEGKHGGSEWTLQVLGSRQSGTEPGQFNSPNGLAWHGDQLVICDTENHRIQILNKNKVVIEIIRFDGQFDKKFKPLDVAISPDGHFFITDIGNNQIIICDQNKKIIQIIPQSADIEVRSITVMAAFIFVTDSKGKSLIKYNIKDGKLVARVSDQFSDPHSVMATSNNHLLVSDRDKHVIHVLDSDLNFLNSYRNDRLEYPRGLDVDSHGNIYICTRQSNGIVKLRSDGQLDCVLFEGVVYYPEFIAVNDDITTTIALTAWYQSVHQIRVYSVST from the exons ATGAAAAGCGAACAGATAGAGCAGAGTTATGCTAGAGTAGCTGACTTGTTAACGGCCGACTCAGTACCATCAGAAA CTCTTGACATAGACGTTACTCTGGATTTGAGTACAAGACTACTGTATCGACAAAAGCTGGTGGATCAATTGGAGGTGCTGAAGAAGCAAAACCCAGTTGATGACTCAAATATCGCAATGGTAGAGAAACGCATACACCAAATTGATTTGGTAGAGAAACGCATACAGGAAATGGCTGAAGAAATTGCCAGGAAAGTAGCAAATGGTGACATCAAGGAAATCAACATACGTATCCAACGAAAACAATTCGGAATCTACTGTATCAGCAATTTACATGCAAGTTCCCTCGGAATGGCGGTCAACTTCCTGGGTATACTCTATCTCtacagattcaagtcagccTGTCACAATGGTAGATTTGCCAAGGCATTTGAACCATTGCTGATAACTGATGAGATGAGAGAGCTGGCTAAGAGATTCAACATTCCATTGAAACTCAAAGCCACCTATGACCAGCAACAGTTTGATGCCATTGACCACTTTTTCTGTCAAC GATATGGAATACCTAATGTGAGTGGTCAGTTTGCTGAATCAGGGGCTAAATTGTATATGCCACGTGACAGTGATCTCAATCACGGACGTTCGGGAGATATTCAAAACTTTGCAATGGTGGAGAGAGAAAGTCTGGGGAGAGCATCAGACGTTGATACCATTATGAGGGACAGCGAAGTTGAGCATGAG TCTAAAGAGCCACACTTCACGGGGCCAAGGCTTGAAGAAGCAGTGCTTGCAGCTGGTGACAAATCTGGAGTAACAG ATACACAATTACTAGTTTTCAAAGCCATCAAAGCCTACAGACTCCTTCCATCTGCTGAGATGTACCTACCTACCATATTCAATGTTGACAACTACACAGCACTGAGAGGAGATCAGTGGGACTTCATACAATTCATGGTTAAGATGACAGAGAAGATTCAACACATCCTATCCACCAGACAGGAGATCTTGTCAGTGCTGGGAGTTAGAGAGTTCTTTGTCACTGACATTGACTGTGAAACACATGATTTGTATG GTCTGGCAGATCAATTTCTCAAACACGGCAAAGCACCACTGTGTATCAAGTCATCAGCTAAACCCTATAGTCTACGTGCTAGGAGTTTGATTCCATATAAAGTCAGTCACACACTGGTACATGTAGATcagaagggtcaaaggtcattagaGTTAGATCTGACAGACAGGAATGAAGCATTCAAACTTGCACTGACACAAAGGGAAGAGGAAATCACTAAATTAATGAGAAATTTATCAACAGTAGAAAATAGGGTAAGGCAGCTAGAGAGTGAAAATACAGCACAGAACCAAGCTGTGCAAGAAAAGAAAAATCTAGAGTTGCAACTAGAACATGCTAAGCAGGAAGTAGAAATTGTACAGGGTCTGTTAAAGACAGAGAAAGAGGAATTTAAAAAAGCAGAAACAGCTTGTACAAAAGCTGCATTAGATTCAAGGCAAATTCAAGATAAGCTTACCATAGCAATGCAGGAAAAAAGTAATCTGGAACAACgacttgaaaatttagaaaaggaAGCAATAAAAGTGCAAGATTTGAACAAGAAACAGCAATCTGAGCTTGCTAGGGCAGATGAAAAAATAACAAGTCAGCTTGTGAGAATTAAAGAATTAGAATCCAAAGGTAAACAAAGTGAGATTCCCAGAGTAGATAAGAGTACATGTACACCATCATTGCCTGAGGAGACTCTGGAACAGATATCAGAAGCCATATCAACAG AGGAAACTTCTTCCAGTGTTGAACCAAAGCCTATTGGTGGTACAAAGTACATTGGTACGATGAAGCCAGTTGAGGGTAAACATGGAG GTTCTGAGTGGACATTGCAGGTATTGGGCAGTAGGCAGTCTGGTACAGAGCCAGGACAGTTTAATTCACCCAATGGTCTGGCATGGCATGGAGATCAGCTTGTGATCTGTGACACAGAAAACCACCGCATACAAATACTCAATAAGAATAAGGTGGTCATAGAAATTATCAGATTTGATGGtcagtttgacaaaaaattcaagCCATTGGATGTGGCCATATCCCCTGATGGTCACTTCTTTATCACTGACATCGGTAATAACCAAATAATTATTtgtgaccaaaataaaaaaattattcaaattattcccCAAAGTGCAGACATTGAGGTTAGGAGCATTACTGtaatggcagcatttatttttgtcactgacagcaaaggtaaaagtttgatcaaatacaacatcaaagatgGAAAACTTGTTGCAAGAGTCAGTGATCAATTCAGTGATCCACACTCTGTAATGGCTACTAGCAACAACCATCTCTTAGTGTCAGATAGAGACAAACATGTCATTCATGTTTTAGATTCtgatttgaattttctgaatTCATATCGCAATGATAGGTTAGAGTATCCACGAGGCTTGGATGTCGATTCACAcggcaatatttatatttgtacaaGGCAGAGTAATGGCATTGTAAAACTGAGATCTGATGGACAATTGGATTGTGTATTATTTGAAGGTGTTGTGTATTACCCAGAGTTCATTGCAGtcaatgatgacatcacaacaaCAATTGCTCTCACAGCGTGGTATCAGTCCGTCCACCAAATCAGAGTATACTCTGTATCAACATAG